The proteins below come from a single Streptococcus canis genomic window:
- the polA gene encoding DNA polymerase I → MENKNKLLLIDGSSVAFRAFFALYNQIDRFKNHSGLHTNAIYGFHLMLDHMMKRVQPTHVLVAFDAGKTTFRTEMYADYKAGRAKTPDEFREQFPYIREMLTALGIPYYELEHYEADDIIGTLDKMAERTEVPFDVTIVSGDKDLIQLTDENTVVEISKKGVADFEEFTPAYLMEKLGLTPNQFIDLKALMGDKSDNIPGVTKIGEKTGLKLLHEFGSLEGIYQHIDGFKASKMKENLINDRDQAFLSKTLATINTASPITIGLDDIVYKGPDVASLSQFYDEMDFVQLKQGLASQMPQEAVPAISYQEITSLSADLFSDEDMFYFEVLRDNYHREDIIGFAWGQGDQIYASTDLSLLSTELFKRVFEKPIATYDFKRSKVLLSHLGIELAAPSYDARLANYLLSNVEDNELSTIARIFTDISLEEDDTVYGKGAKRAVPDKEVLLGHLARKVKVLLDSKAQMLDKLTAHEQLDLYQNIELPLANVLAKMEIEGIKVNRAALQEMAEQNKVIIDALTQEIYDMAGQEFNINSPKQLGSILFEKMQLPLEMTKKTKTGYSTAVDVLERLAPIAPIVAKILDYRQITKLQSTYVIGLQDYILADGKIHTRYVQDLTQTGRLSSVDPNLQNIPVRLEQGRLIRKAFTPSQEDAVLLSSDYSQIELRVLAHISGDEHLIAAFKEGADIHTSTAMRVFGIDKAENVTANDRRNAKAVNFGIVYGISDFGLSNNLGITRKQAKSYIDTYFDRYPGIKAYMENVVREAKDKGYVETLFKRRRELPDINSRNFNVRSFAERTAINSPIQGSAADILKIAMINLDKALQAGGFKAKMLLQVHDEIVLEVPNDELTAIRELVKDTMEAAVALAVPLRADENAGQSWYEAK, encoded by the coding sequence ATGGAAAACAAGAATAAATTACTATTAATTGATGGCTCATCTGTCGCCTTTCGTGCCTTTTTTGCCCTCTACAATCAAATTGACCGCTTTAAAAACCATAGTGGCCTTCACACCAATGCTATTTACGGTTTTCATTTGATGTTAGATCATATGATGAAACGGGTTCAGCCGACGCATGTGCTGGTGGCTTTTGATGCGGGCAAAACCACCTTCCGAACAGAAATGTATGCAGATTATAAGGCCGGGCGTGCTAAAACCCCAGACGAGTTTCGCGAGCAATTTCCTTATATTCGTGAGATGTTGACAGCTCTTGGGATTCCCTATTATGAGTTGGAACACTACGAAGCGGATGATATTATCGGGACGCTTGATAAAATGGCAGAGCGGACAGAAGTACCATTTGATGTGACCATTGTCAGTGGTGACAAGGATTTGATCCAATTAACTGACGAGAACACCGTGGTTGAGATTTCTAAAAAGGGTGTTGCCGACTTTGAAGAATTCACGCCAGCTTACCTCATGGAAAAACTGGGCTTGACGCCAAACCAGTTTATTGACCTCAAAGCCTTGATGGGGGATAAATCGGATAACATTCCTGGAGTGACAAAAATTGGGGAAAAAACAGGCCTCAAGCTCCTTCACGAATTTGGCAGTTTAGAAGGTATCTATCAACATATTGATGGTTTCAAAGCGTCAAAAATGAAAGAAAACTTGATCAATGACCGTGACCAAGCTTTCTTATCTAAAACGCTCGCCACTATCAATACAGCTTCTCCAATTACCATTGGCTTAGACGATATTGTCTATAAAGGTCCAGATGTTGCCAGTCTCTCTCAGTTCTATGATGAGATGGATTTTGTTCAACTCAAACAAGGTCTTGCTAGCCAGATGCCTCAAGAAGCGGTACCCGCTATTTCTTACCAAGAAATTACTAGTTTATCTGCTGACCTTTTTAGCGATGAAGACATGTTCTACTTTGAGGTGCTTCGGGACAATTATCATCGTGAGGACATCATTGGCTTTGCTTGGGGACAAGGAGACCAGATTTATGCGTCAACTGATCTCAGCTTGTTATCAACTGAACTTTTCAAAAGGGTCTTTGAAAAACCAATTGCCACCTATGATTTTAAACGTAGCAAGGTCCTGCTGAGCCACTTAGGAATTGAGTTGGCAGCACCTAGCTATGATGCTAGACTAGCCAATTACCTTCTGTCAAATGTAGAAGACAATGAACTTAGCACCATTGCCCGCATTTTTACTGACATCTCTTTGGAAGAAGACGATACGGTCTATGGCAAAGGTGCTAAACGGGCTGTTCCTGATAAAGAAGTCTTACTTGGTCACTTAGCGCGTAAGGTCAAAGTATTATTAGACAGCAAGGCTCAAATGCTGGACAAACTCACTGCTCATGAGCAACTAGACCTCTATCAGAACATTGAATTGCCTTTGGCTAATGTCCTTGCAAAAATGGAAATTGAAGGCATTAAGGTTAATAGGGCGGCTTTGCAAGAAATGGCAGAGCAAAACAAAGTCATCATTGATGCCTTAACACAGGAAATCTATGACATGGCAGGCCAAGAGTTTAACATCAATTCTCCTAAGCAACTTGGTAGCATTCTGTTTGAGAAGATGCAGTTACCTCTTGAGATGACCAAGAAAACCAAAACAGGTTATTCTACCGCCGTGGATGTTTTGGAACGTTTGGCGCCGATTGCGCCGATTGTGGCAAAAATTTTGGATTACCGCCAGATTACTAAATTGCAATCCACTTATGTGATTGGTTTGCAGGATTATATCTTAGCTGACGGTAAAATCCATACTCGCTATGTGCAAGATTTGACCCAGACAGGACGTCTGTCTAGTGTGGATCCCAACCTTCAAAACATACCTGTTCGTTTGGAGCAGGGGCGTTTGATTCGTAAGGCATTCACGCCGTCTCAAGAAGATGCCGTCTTGTTGAGTTCTGACTATTCACAGATTGAATTGCGGGTATTGGCACACATTTCAGGAGATGAGCATTTGATTGCTGCCTTCAAAGAAGGAGCAGATATTCATACCTCAACGGCTATGCGTGTGTTTGGCATTGATAAGGCAGAGAATGTTACTGCCAATGACCGTCGGAATGCCAAGGCTGTTAATTTTGGTATCGTCTATGGAATTTCTGATTTTGGCTTGTCCAATAATCTTGGCATCACCCGTAAACAAGCCAAGTCTTACATCGACACTTACTTTGACCGTTACCCTGGCATCAAGGCTTATATGGAAAATGTGGTGCGTGAAGCTAAAGACAAGGGCTATGTGGAGACCCTCTTTAAGCGTCGTCGTGAATTACCGGACATCAACTCTCGTAATTTCAACGTTCGGTCCTTTGCGGAGCGTACAGCCATCAACTCGCCAATTCAAGGGAGCGCAGCTGATATTCTCAAAATTGCTATGATTAATCTGGATAAGGCCTTGCAAGCAGGTGGTTTTAAGGCTAAAATGCTGCTTCAAGTGCACGATGAAATCGTTTTGGAAGTGCCTAATGATGAGTTGACCGCTATAAGAGAACTCGTCAAAGACACCATGGAAGCTGCTGTTGCTCTCGCTGTTCCTTTGCGTGCAGATGAAAATGCAGGGCAAAGCTGGTACGAAGCCAAGTAA
- a CDS encoding CoA-binding protein, translating into MTYAFQNPSADVLKAYLESAKTIAVVGLSDRQDTAAYGVAKFMQAMDYRIVPVNPKLAGQLILGEKVYASIKAIPFEVDIVDVFRRSEFLPEVARDFLAGQAKVFWAQLGLESQEAETNLRSAGKEAIVMNRCLKIDYLKWIANQS; encoded by the coding sequence ATGACTTACGCTTTCCAAAATCCTTCGGCTGATGTTCTGAAAGCTTACTTGGAGTCAGCCAAAACCATTGCAGTTGTTGGTCTTTCAGACCGTCAAGACACGGCAGCTTATGGCGTTGCCAAATTTATGCAGGCTATGGATTATCGAATTGTACCTGTCAATCCCAAATTAGCAGGCCAGCTTATTTTGGGAGAGAAGGTTTATGCCAGCATCAAAGCTATTCCCTTTGAGGTTGACATTGTGGATGTCTTTCGCAGAAGTGAGTTTTTACCAGAGGTTGCTAGAGATTTTTTAGCAGGCCAGGCCAAGGTTTTTTGGGCGCAATTAGGCCTAGAAAGCCAAGAAGCAGAAACCAATTTACGGTCTGCAGGCAAAGAGGCTATTGTCATGAACCGCTGCCTTAAGATCGACTATTTAAAATGGATAGCCAATCAAAGCTAA
- the perR gene encoding peroxide-responsive transcriptional repressor PerR, with product MDIHSHQQALDAYENVLEHLREKHIRITETRKAIISYMIQSTEHPSADKIYRDLQPKFPNMSLATVYNNLKVLVDEGFVSELKISNDLTTYYDFMGHQHVNVVCEICGKIADFMDVDVMDIAKEAHQQTGYKVTRIPVIAYGICPECQAKDKSDD from the coding sequence ATGGACATTCATTCACATCAGCAAGCCCTAGATGCCTATGAAAACGTCCTGGAGCATCTACGGGAAAAACATATTCGGATTACGGAAACACGTAAGGCTATTATTTCTTACATGATTCAGTCAACAGAGCACCCTAGTGCCGATAAGATTTACCGTGACTTACAGCCTAAGTTCCCTAACATGAGTTTGGCAACTGTTTATAATAACTTAAAGGTCTTGGTTGATGAAGGCTTTGTCTCAGAATTGAAGATCAGCAATGATTTAACCACCTACTATGATTTTATGGGTCATCAGCACGTCAATGTGGTTTGTGAAATATGTGGGAAGATTGCTGACTTTATGGACGTTGATGTTATGGATATTGCCAAGGAAGCTCACCAACAAACAGGCTATAAGGTTACCCGCATTCCAGTTATTGCTTACGGGATTTGCCCAGAATGTCAGGCTAAAGATAAGTCAGATGACTAG
- a CDS encoding DUF975 family protein, with protein sequence MSIKEIKRQAKTTLASLSGKYLLFLIPTLLVIFHFGIEVHQGYILAYGIEISLMASYFPLLLTLIISFFTLSAAFTMIDVVRHYRRKVTFSESTTAFSGELFGKLLILFFMKWLFFLVWSLIWFLGLFIFIIGLSAFMMNAKSGTGIAISLVFLVLGALLTLVGFGIYVNRYYAYSLAEYILYDKVKEGAYLGSVAAIETSVAMMKGYKWKLFLLQLSFIGWFLLNLLTLGLLTIYLLPYFTTANVIFYDRLKKRYEENDEPLEGEHLRIPKLNKQPKPLMCDDHQD encoded by the coding sequence ATGTCAATTAAAGAAATAAAACGCCAAGCAAAGACGACCTTAGCGAGCCTTTCTGGTAAGTATTTACTATTTTTAATCCCAACACTTCTCGTCATTTTCCATTTCGGCATTGAAGTCCATCAAGGTTATATTTTAGCATATGGCATCGAAATATCCTTAATGGCTAGTTATTTCCCTTTGCTATTGACTCTTATCATTAGCTTTTTTACCTTGTCAGCCGCCTTTACCATGATTGATGTTGTTAGGCACTACCGCCGCAAGGTGACGTTTTCCGAATCAACAACAGCTTTTTCGGGAGAACTTTTTGGCAAGCTACTGATTTTGTTTTTCATGAAGTGGCTTTTCTTCCTTGTCTGGTCTTTGATTTGGTTCCTAGGACTCTTTATTTTCATTATCGGCTTATCTGCCTTTATGATGAATGCAAAATCGGGTACAGGTATTGCTATCTCTTTGGTCTTTTTGGTTCTCGGAGCTCTTCTCACCTTGGTGGGTTTTGGTATTTATGTCAACCGCTACTACGCTTATAGTTTAGCAGAATATATTCTCTACGATAAGGTCAAAGAGGGGGCCTACTTAGGTTCTGTTGCTGCTATTGAAACCAGCGTCGCTATGATGAAAGGTTACAAATGGAAGCTCTTCTTGTTACAATTAAGCTTTATCGGCTGGTTTCTGTTAAACCTGTTAACCCTTGGTTTGTTAACTATCTACCTTTTACCTTACTTCACCACAGCCAATGTCATTTTTTACGACCGCCTCAAAAAGCGTTATGAAGAAAACGATGAACCGCTTGAAGGAGAGCACTTGAGAATTCCTAAGCTCAATAAGCAACCTAAACCACTGATGTGCGATGACCATCAGGACTAA
- the tgt gene encoding tRNA guanosine(34) transglycosylase Tgt, giving the protein MTDYPIKYRLIKKEKHTGARLGEIITPHGTFPTPMFMPVGTQATVKTQSPEELKAIGSGIILSNTYHLWLRPGDELIARAGGLHKFMNWDQPILTDSGGFQVYSLADSRNITEEGVTFKNHLNGSKMFLSPEKAISIQNNLGSDIMMSFDECPQFYQPYDYVKKSIERTSRWAERGLKAHRRPHDQGLFGIVQGAGFEDLRRQSAADLVAMDFPGYSIGGLAVGESHEEMNAVLDFTTPLLPENKPRYLMGVGAPDSLIDGVIRGVDMFDCVLPTRIARNGTCMTSEGRLVVKNAKFAEDFTPLDHDCDCYTCQHYTRAYIRHLLKADETFGIRLTSYHNLYFLVNLMKKVRQAIVDDNLLEFRQDFLERYGYNTSNRNF; this is encoded by the coding sequence ATGACAGATTATCCAATTAAGTATCGCCTTATCAAAAAAGAAAAGCACACTGGTGCACGATTGGGGGAAATTATTACCCCTCACGGGACCTTCCCGACACCTATGTTTATGCCAGTAGGAACTCAGGCAACGGTGAAAACCCAATCGCCAGAAGAGTTAAAAGCTATTGGTTCTGGAATTATTTTATCAAACACCTATCACCTCTGGTTGCGTCCAGGAGACGAATTAATTGCTCGCGCAGGTGGTCTGCACAAGTTTATGAATTGGGATCAGCCGATTTTAACCGATTCAGGCGGCTTCCAAGTTTACTCGTTAGCCGATTCGCGAAACATCACTGAAGAAGGGGTGACCTTTAAGAACCATCTTAATGGCTCAAAGATGTTCCTTTCACCAGAAAAGGCCATTTCCATTCAGAATAACCTTGGCTCAGACATCATGATGAGTTTTGATGAATGCCCACAATTTTACCAACCTTACGATTATGTCAAAAAGTCTATTGAACGTACCAGTCGCTGGGCAGAACGTGGCTTAAAAGCCCATCGTCGTCCCCATGATCAAGGTTTGTTTGGGATTGTTCAAGGAGCAGGTTTTGAAGACCTTCGTCGTCAGTCTGCGGCAGATTTGGTAGCTATGGATTTTCCAGGCTACTCTATTGGTGGTTTAGCTGTTGGGGAGAGCCACGAAGAAATGAATGCCGTCCTTGACTTTACAACCCCGCTGTTACCAGAAAACAAGCCTCGTTACCTTATGGGCGTGGGAGCACCAGACAGCTTGATTGATGGTGTGATTCGTGGTGTAGATATGTTTGACTGTGTCCTGCCGACTCGTATTGCCCGTAATGGAACCTGCATGACTAGTGAGGGGCGTCTTGTGGTTAAAAATGCCAAATTCGCTGAAGATTTTACCCCGCTTGATCATGATTGTGATTGCTACACTTGTCAACATTATACCCGTGCTTACATTCGTCACTTGCTTAAAGCAGATGAGACGTTTGGTATCCGCTTGACAAGTTACCATAACCTTTATTTCTTGGTTAATTTGATGAAAAAAGTTCGTCAGGCTATTGTAGATGATAACCTCCTTGAATTCCGTCAAGATTTCCTTGAACGCTATGGCTACAACACATCTAACCGTAATTTCTAG
- a CDS encoding CHY zinc finger protein: protein MTDCFGIALDQEYRCLHYHTSLDIVGLKCAACQTYYACYHCHDQLTNHAFVATGSAEMFPVICGHCRKLLSRSDYGYGHCPYCQSPFNPACHRHKDIYFLKES from the coding sequence ATGACGGACTGTTTTGGAATTGCTCTTGACCAGGAGTATCGCTGCCTACATTATCATACGTCACTTGATATTGTAGGGCTCAAGTGTGCTGCTTGTCAGACTTATTATGCTTGTTACCATTGCCATGACCAGTTAACCAATCATGCTTTTGTGGCAACAGGATCTGCTGAAATGTTCCCTGTGATTTGTGGTCACTGTCGAAAGCTTTTAAGCCGATCTGACTATGGTTATGGCCATTGTCCTTATTGTCAAAGTCCCTTCAATCCAGCTTGCCATCGGCACAAGGATATCTATTTTTTAAAGGAGTCGTAA
- a CDS encoding biotin transporter BioY, whose amino-acid sequence MFTTKELVKVAMMTTLIIILGFIPAIPLGFIPVPIVLQNLGIMLAGLMLGGKKGTLSVFLFLVIGLFLPVFSGSRTTIPVLMGPSAGYVIAYLLVPVAFSLLYRNWFSKSTPLAFLALFISGVLLVDVMGAIWLAAYTGMPLVTSLLSNLVFIPGDTIKAIIATIIAVKYKDSFLNTKN is encoded by the coding sequence ATGTTTACAACCAAAGAACTTGTTAAGGTGGCTATGATGACCACTTTGATTATTATTTTAGGCTTTATTCCAGCTATTCCCTTAGGCTTTATTCCAGTCCCTATTGTTTTACAAAACTTAGGTATTATGTTGGCTGGATTGATGCTAGGTGGCAAAAAAGGAACCCTATCTGTTTTCTTATTTTTAGTGATTGGTCTTTTCTTACCTGTTTTTTCAGGATCAAGAACAACGATCCCAGTTTTGATGGGCCCATCTGCTGGCTATGTCATTGCTTACCTTCTTGTGCCTGTTGCCTTTTCATTGCTTTACCGCAACTGGTTCTCAAAAAGTACGCCGTTGGCATTCTTGGCTCTTTTTATCTCAGGAGTTTTACTGGTTGATGTGATGGGAGCCATCTGGTTAGCAGCTTACACAGGGATGCCACTTGTAACCTCCCTCTTGTCAAACTTGGTCTTTATTCCAGGGGACACCATCAAAGCAATCATTGCGACCATTATCGCTGTTAAATACAAAGATAGTTTTTTGAACACTAAAAACTAA
- a CDS encoding MBL fold metallo-hydrolase produces MRLTTLGSWGAYPYQDAGTTSYLVTGHDGFQLLMDAGSRALNELEKEISPLDLDAVIISHYHPDHVADLGVLRHYFQLYPGYLWQPKVLPIYGHNEDRHEFAKLTIPDVSEGRAYNVAGVETIGPFDITFIKTVHPVVCYAFRILERETGQVLVFTGDSGYFEGLADFAKGADLFLADVYLYEGNENHIAHLTSKEAGLIASQAVVKKLVLTHMPPIPPEGIDPKNHLEVLRQETQVYAGDIPVDLALPHKAWNLGSLS; encoded by the coding sequence ATGAGATTAACCACCTTAGGGTCTTGGGGAGCCTATCCCTATCAAGATGCAGGAACAACGTCTTATTTAGTCACAGGACATGATGGTTTTCAGTTATTGATGGATGCAGGAAGTAGAGCACTCAATGAACTCGAAAAAGAAATCAGTCCTTTAGACCTAGATGCGGTGATTATCAGCCATTATCATCCAGACCACGTGGCTGATTTAGGCGTGTTGCGCCACTATTTTCAACTTTATCCAGGTTACCTGTGGCAGCCTAAAGTATTGCCAATTTATGGGCATAATGAGGATAGACATGAATTTGCCAAACTTACTATTCCTGATGTTTCTGAAGGTAGAGCTTACAATGTGGCAGGCGTTGAAACCATAGGCCCCTTTGACATTACATTTATCAAGACAGTTCACCCGGTGGTTTGCTATGCCTTTCGTATTTTAGAAAGAGAGACTGGTCAGGTACTTGTCTTTACTGGAGACAGTGGTTACTTTGAGGGGCTTGCGGATTTTGCCAAGGGTGCTGACCTCTTCTTGGCAGACGTTTATCTCTATGAAGGAAATGAAAACCATATCGCCCATTTGACTAGTAAGGAAGCAGGTTTGATTGCCAGTCAGGCAGTCGTTAAGAAACTGGTCTTGACCCACATGCCCCCTATTCCGCCAGAAGGTATTGATCCGAAAAATCATTTAGAAGTATTGAGGCAAGAGACACAGGTCTATGCAGGTGATATTCCTGTTGACCTTGCTTTGCCACACAAGGCTTGGAACTTGGGGAGTCTTTCCTGA
- the tadA gene encoding tRNA adenosine(34) deaminase TadA has product MPYSLEEQTYFMREALKEAEKSLQKAEIPIGCVIVKDGEIIGRGHNAREELNQAVMHAEIMAINEANANQGNWRLLDTTMFVTIEPCVMCSGAIGLARIPHVIYGASNQKFGGADSLYQILTDERLNHRVEVERGLLAEDCARIMQTFFRQGRERQKEAKRLAKEQETVLADDET; this is encoded by the coding sequence ATGCCATATAGTTTAGAAGAGCAAACTTATTTTATGCGAGAGGCCCTAAAAGAAGCTGAGAAGTCCCTCCAAAAAGCAGAAATTCCAATTGGCTGTGTCATTGTCAAAGATGGTGAGATTATTGGCCGAGGGCACAATGCGCGTGAAGAGCTTAACCAAGCTGTCATGCACGCAGAAATCATGGCTATTAATGAAGCCAATGCCAATCAAGGGAACTGGCGCTTATTAGACACTACTATGTTTGTGACCATCGAACCCTGTGTCATGTGCAGTGGAGCCATTGGGCTAGCAAGGATTCCGCATGTTATTTATGGGGCCAGCAATCAAAAATTTGGTGGAGCAGACAGTCTTTACCAGATATTGACAGATGAGCGCTTAAACCACCGTGTAGAGGTTGAACGAGGTCTGTTAGCAGAAGATTGCGCTAGAATCATGCAAACCTTCTTTAGACAAGGACGAGAACGTCAAAAAGAAGCTAAACGCCTGGCCAAAGAGCAAGAAACAGTGCTTGCTGATGACGAAACCTAA
- a CDS encoding transglutaminase domain-containing protein: MKKEFSVLVFIGLIMVSLSACGLVNKPSNQREASALTGQKRQKAIAQVGQHYYFQQLSKTEQENYLALHDSLSQFREVISLLPASKKSLIKTIDAFMMDNPEFYWITSADYQFELSDQTAFVTFPLPKDAQKTYQDLQAIGDDIVAKMPTGDDYERIKYFYEVIIKDTDYNKKAFEAYQSGDQSQISSNQDIKSVFIDHLSVCNGYAQAFQFLCQKANIPVAYIRGTGTSRQTQEAFPHAWNAVELNGQYYGVDATWGDPVFDNHLSQQQQTTINYSFLCLPDQIMSLSHQASADITFNAKETFKQVWNIPKCTDDTLIYAKRNHSYMTSFDTNAILNSLKSQLLQGQEQVSLQFANQADYDQMVTDLAANQARYHNLFSHYWEHYSGFSYGLLAETFSISFTNHT, translated from the coding sequence ATGAAAAAAGAGTTTAGTGTCTTAGTATTTATTGGTTTGATAATGGTTAGTTTGTCTGCTTGTGGGCTCGTCAATAAACCTTCCAATCAGAGAGAAGCTTCTGCATTGACAGGGCAAAAACGGCAAAAGGCCATCGCTCAAGTAGGGCAACATTATTATTTTCAGCAGTTATCCAAGACAGAGCAAGAAAACTATCTTGCCTTGCATGACAGCTTATCACAATTTCGTGAGGTCATCAGTTTGCTACCTGCTTCTAAAAAAAGCTTAATTAAAACCATTGATGCCTTTATGATGGACAATCCCGAATTTTATTGGATTACTTCTGCAGATTATCAGTTTGAACTTTCTGATCAAACAGCCTTCGTCACCTTTCCTTTACCAAAAGACGCCCAAAAAACTTACCAAGACTTACAGGCCATTGGAGACGATATTGTTGCTAAGATGCCGACCGGAGATGACTACGAACGCATTAAATATTTTTACGAGGTGATTATTAAAGATACGGACTACAATAAAAAAGCCTTTGAAGCTTACCAATCCGGAGACCAGTCTCAAATTTCGTCTAACCAGGACATTAAAAGTGTCTTTATTGATCATTTATCCGTGTGTAATGGTTACGCTCAGGCCTTTCAATTTCTCTGCCAGAAGGCTAATATTCCTGTCGCCTACATTAGAGGAACAGGAACATCACGCCAAACACAGGAAGCTTTTCCTCATGCTTGGAATGCTGTTGAGCTCAACGGACAATATTATGGCGTAGATGCTACTTGGGGCGATCCTGTGTTTGACAATCATCTGTCTCAGCAGCAACAAACAACTATCAATTATAGCTTTCTCTGCTTGCCCGACCAAATCATGTCCTTATCTCATCAAGCTAGCGCGGACATTACTTTTAACGCTAAAGAAACCTTTAAACAGGTTTGGAACATTCCGAAATGTACAGATGACACTTTAATCTATGCCAAACGTAACCACAGTTATATGACTAGCTTTGATACTAATGCCATTCTCAATAGCCTAAAAAGCCAATTGTTGCAAGGGCAAGAGCAGGTCAGCCTTCAATTTGCCAACCAAGCAGATTATGACCAGATGGTCACAGACTTAGCAGCTAATCAAGCAAGGTACCACAACCTCTTTAGCCACTATTGGGAACATTACAGCGGTTTCTCCTATGGTCTATTAGCAGAAACCTTTAGTATTTCTTTTACCAATCACACGTAA